One genomic region from Cydia pomonella isolate Wapato2018A chromosome 4, ilCydPomo1, whole genome shotgun sequence encodes:
- the LOC133517296 gene encoding acyl-CoA Delta-9 desaturase-like has translation MAPEATDANSVLFESDAGTPDLGLKKTSVQRADDTPWAYDWQHVIQVPFLYATGIYGAFLFFMASKWQTNLFTCLLHLMGSLGVTAGAHRLWAHKAYKAKWPLKLIVLVFQTISMQYSVINWVRDHRMHHKYVDTDADPHNATRGLFFSHVGWLMVQKHPEYERKSKLLDISDVEGDPMLRFQKKYFFILLPLVTFIFPTLVPVYLWQESWTNAFFVAAMFRLSLTYNMTSLVNSAAHKWGHKPYDKNILATEGRLLSLAFVGEGFHNYHHTFPWDYKAAEIGSSIYNLSTIFIDFFAKIGWAYDLKTVSDQVIQKRVERTGDGSHNLWGWGGKDQSKEEVDAAIRIHPKDD, from the exons ATGGCTCCCGAAGCGACGGACGCGAACAGCGTGCTATTTGAGAGCGACGCAGGGACTCCCGACCTCGGGTTGAAGAAGACATCGGTCCAGCGAGCCGACGACACACCATGGGCCTACGATTGGCAACACGTCATACAAGTTCCGTTTCTATACGCCACGGGAATTTACGGGGCCTTTCTTTTTTTCATGGCGTCGAAATGGCAAACTAATCTATTCA CCTGCTTGCTGCACTTAATGGGGTCGCTGGGCGTGACGGCGGGCGCGCACCGGCTCTGGGCCCACAAGGCCTATAAAGCCAAGTGGCCTCTCAAACTTATTGTTTTAGTCTTCCAGACAATATCAATGCAG TACTCGGTCATAAACTGGGTGCGCGACCACCGCATGCACCACAAGTACGTGGACACGGATGCCGACCCGCACAACGCCACACGAGGGCTGTTCTTCTCCCACGTCGGCTGGCTGATGGTGCAGAAACACCCGGAGTACGAGCGTAAGAGCAAGTTGTTGGACATTAGCGATGTCGAAGGTGATCCTATGCTGCGATTTCAGAAAAA aTATTTTTTCATCTTGCTGCCGCTGGTCACTTTCATATTTCCCACTCTGGTCCCGGTCTACCTCTGGCAAGAGTCCTGGACAAATGCTTTCTTCGTGGCAGCGATGTTCCGTCTCTCTTTGACCTACAACATGACTTCCCTGGTCAACTCTGCCGCCCACAAGTGGGGCCACAAACCCTACGACAAGAATATCCTGGCCACAGAGGGTCGTCTTCTCTCTCTTGCCTTCGTTGGAGAAGGCTTCCACAATTATCATCACACGTTTCCTTGGGATTATAAAGCGGCAGAAATCGGTAGCAgcatttataatttaagtacGATTTTTATAGATTTCTTTGCGAAAATTGGCTGGGCTTATGATTTGAAAACTGTGTCTGACCAGGTTATTCAGAAGCGTGTTGAACGTACTGGAGACGGCTCCCACAATCTATGGGGGTGGGGCGGCAAGGATCAGTCTAAAGAAGAGGTAGATGCAGCTATTAGAATTCATCCTAAAGATgactaa
- the LOC133517307 gene encoding acyl-CoA Delta-9 desaturase-like, translating to MAPQDTDANAVLFEDDAETEDMALAKTPVQKAGDAKWEYRYVKHIIFYGVLLYTAGLYGGYLTLASAKWQMNIFTFFLYVTSILGVTAGAHRLWSHRAYKAKWPLQLILMIFQTSALQYSVINWVRDHRMHHKYVDTDADPHNATRGLFFSHVGWLMMEKHPEFERKSKLIDLSDVESNPILHFQRKYYAILVTIICFILPTVTPVYFWNETWTNAIFVPVLFHHVCAYNAIALVNSALHKWGYRPYDKDMLATEISLLTPILFGENYHNYHHAFPWDYKASELGGGTLMLATAFIDFFARIGWAYDLKTISDDVIQKRVMRTGDGSHHIWGWGDKDQSKEEVNAAVRIYPKYD from the exons ATGGCTCCTCAAGACACGGACGCGAATGCTGTGTTGTTCGAAGACGACGCAGAGACGGAGGACATGGCTCTGGCGAAGACGCCGGTCCAGAAAGCCGGGGATGCCAAGTGGGAATACCGATACGTGAAGCATATCATCTTCTACGGTGTGCTGCTGTATACTGCCGGGCTGTATGGAGGTTACTTGACCCTGGCGTCGGCGAAATGGCAAATGAATATATTCA CCTTCTTTTTGTATGTGACGTCAATTCTGGGCGTAACAGCGGGAGCCCACCGGCTCTGGAGCCACAGGGCCTACAAGGCTAAATGGCCTCTCCAACTCATCCTTATGATATTTCAAACTAGTGCTCTCCAG taCTCGGTGATAAACTGGGTGCGCGACCACCGCATGCACCACAAGTACGTGGACACGGACGCCGACCCGCACAACGCCACACGAGGgttgttctt CTCCCACGTCGGGTGGCTGATGATGGAGAAACACCCGGAGTTCGAACGAAAGAGCAAATTGATAGACCTTAGCGACGTTGAATCCAACCCCATACTGCACTTCCAGCGAAA ATATTACGCAATCCTAGTGACGATTATCTGCTTCATCCTCCCCACGGTTACCCCGGTCTACTTCTGGAACGAGACCTGGACTAACGCCATTTTCGTGCCCGTATTGTTCCACCACGTCTGCGCCTACAACGCTATTGCTTTAGTCAACTCCGCTCTCCACAAATGGGGGTACAGGCCCTACGACAAAGACATGCTGGCTACAGAAATTAGTCTTCTCACTCCAATACTATTTGGAGAAAACTACCATAACTATCATCACGCCTTTCCTTGGGATTATAAGGCGTCAGAACTCGGAGGAGGCACGCTTATGTTGGCTACGGCGTTCATAGATTTCTTTGCGAGAATCGGCTGGGCTTATGACTTGAAGACCATCTCTGATGACGTCATTCAGAAGCGTGTTATGCGAACTGGAGATGGCTCGCATCATATTTGGGGGTGGGGCGACAAGGACCAGTCTAAAGAAGAGGTGAATGCAGCTGTAAGAATATACCCTAAATATGATTAA
- the LOC133517305 gene encoding acyl-CoA Delta-9 desaturase-like yields the protein MAPQETAANGVLFEHDAETEDVALAKMPVQQAGDTKWNYLWHMILPGLLLYTSGPYVGYLFLVSAKWQTKLFTIFLYVTSVLGVGAGAHRLWSHRAYKAKWPLQLILMIFHTSALEYSVINWVRDHRMHHKYVDTDADPHNATRGFFFSHVGWVMMDKHPEFERKSKGLDLSDVEANPILRFQQKYYVILVTIICFILPTFIPVYFWYETWINAIFGPVIFHHFCVFNAIGLVNSALHKWGYRPYDKNMLATDISLLTLIILGENYHNYHHAFPWDYKTSELGGGTFMLTTAFINLFAKIGWAYDLKTISNDVIQKRVIRTGDGSHHIWGWGDKDQTKEEVDSAIRIYPKDD from the exons ATGGCTCCTCAAGAGACTGCCGCGAATGGTGTGCTGTTCGAGCATGACGCGGAGACGGAGGACGTGGCCCTGGCAAAGATGCCAGTCCAGCAAGCCGGGGACACCAAGTGGAACTACCTGTGGCATATGATCCTCCCTGGTCTTCTGCTGTATACATCCGGGCCGTATGTAGGCTACCTGTTCCTGGTGTCGGCGAAATGGCAAACGAAGTTATTTA CCATCTTCTTGTATGTGACGTCAGTTTTGGGCGTTGGAGCGGGAGCCCACCGGCTCTGGAGCCACAGGGCCTACAAGGCTAAATGGCCTCTTCAACTCATTCTTATGATCTTTCACACTAGTGCTCTCGAG TACTCGGTGATAAATTGGGTGCGCGACCACCGTATGCACCACAAGTATGTGGACACAGACGCTGACCCGCACAACGCTACACGTGGCTTTTTCTTCTCCCACGTCGGTTGGGTGATGATGGATAAACATCCGGAGTTCGAGCGCAAGAGCAAGGGGCTGGACCTTAGCGACGTTGAAGCTAATCCTATACTGCGCTTCCAACAAAA GTATTACGTAATCCTGGTCACGATTATTTGCTTCATCCTCCCCACTTTTATCCCGGTCTACTTTTGGTACGAGACCTGGATAAACGCCATCTTTGGGCCCGTGATATTCCATCATTTCTGCGTATTCAACGCCATTGGATTAGTTAACTCCGCTCTTCACAAATGGGGGTACAGGCCCTACGACAAAAACATGCTGGCTACAGATATTAGTCTTCTCACTCTGATAATCCTAGGAGAAAACTACCATAACTATCATCACGCTTTTCCTTGGGATTATAAGACGTCGGAACTCGGAGGAGGCACGTTTATGTTGACTACGGCGTTCataaatttatttgcaaagatCGGCTGGGCTTATGACTTGAAAACTATCTCTAATGACGTCATTCAGAAGCGTGTTATACGTACTGGAGATGGCTCGCACCATATTTGGGGGTGGGGCGACAAGGATCAAACCAAAGAAGAAGTGGATTCAGCTATAAGAATATACCCTAAAGATGATTAA